In Drosophila gunungcola strain Sukarami unplaced genomic scaffold, Dgunungcola_SK_2 000071F, whole genome shotgun sequence, a single window of DNA contains:
- the LOC128264475 gene encoding uncharacterized protein LOC128264475 — MAYNLGLRRRLQLLASLLFCVLLGYLTSEAVAKPTLSFSLPQGLQGFPSFQSFTQQIIEQRSVRQMKTYSGKRVSNDSLIMIYYHDLTIAVTELGPQKLLLGCELIEIYNDKEGKMLLEGLSHYNRPLEIKFDEMLKLMDQCEHVDKLSYASRFKSKLESGERSSGGGSGDSSSTLGTNDGVALKLATNIFPRSPFSLLSGIIPGTKWCGTGDIAETYSDLGSEMAMDRCCRQHDLCPIKIRAYQHKYDLMNDSLYTKSHCICDDMLFSCLKMTNTSASQLMGSIYFNLVQVPCLDGRKNQYKFRAAKEGF; from the exons ATGGCCTACAACCTCGGGCTGCGACGGCGCCTCCAGCTGCTGGCCTCGCTGCTCTTCTGCGTCCTTCTCGGTTACTTAACCTCGGAGGCGGTGGCCAAGCCCACGTTATCCTTCAGCCTGCCCCAAGGACTGCAGGGATTCCCCTCGTTTCAGTCCTTCACCCAGCAAATCATCGAGCAGCGCAGTGTGCGCCAGATGAAGACCTACAG CGGAAAGCGGGTGAGCAACGACTCGCTTATTATGATATACTATCACGATCTGACCATAGCCGTAACGGAGTTGGGGCCTCAGAAGTTGCTGCTCGGTTGCGAGCTGATCGAAATCTA CAACGATAAGGAGGGCAAAATGCTGCTGGAGGGCCTATCACACTATAATCGCCCCCTGGAAATCAAATTCGATGAGATGCTTAAGCTGATGGATCAGTGTGAGCATGTGGATAAGCTGAGCTACGCCTCTCGCTTCAAGTCCAAGCTGGAAAGCGGTGAGCGGAGCAGTGGCGGCGGATCAGGCGATTCATCCTCGACGTTGGGAACCAATGATGGAGTGGCCCTCAAGCTGGCCACCAATATCTTTCCGCGTAGTCCCTTCTCCCTGCTCAGTGGCATTATTCCAG GAACAAAGTGGTGTGGCACTGGCGATATTGCAGAGACATACAGTGATCTTGGCAGCGAGATGGCCATGGATCGATGCTGTCGCCAACATGATCTCTGTCCTATCAAAATCCGGGCCTATCAGCACAAATACGATCTGATGAACGATTCACTGTACACAAA ATCCCACTGCATCTGCGACGACATGCTATTCTCCTGCCTGAAGATGACCAACACCTCGGCCTCGCAGCTGATGGGCTCCATCTACTTCAATCTGGTGCAGGTGCCCTGTTTGGATGGACGCAAGAACCAGTACAAGTTCCGGGCAGCCAAGGAGGGATTCTAG
- the LOC128264485 gene encoding type-1 angiotensin II receptor-associated protein, with the protein MTDINELMGSPFVRVKLVAFVHFFFISNAMLGTWGHGAYEFYNFLFFIAMFWTMHSKDSIEAVQTALVINASSIFFDIVSIALHYSIMNGWAVAFSIINLVLRPVSVALLYREFNTRGGTLQTGSVFPTSQQRSYQDIDRPTQPTPTNSQPGPNVASIF; encoded by the exons ATGACCGACATCAACGAATTAATGGGATCCCCTTTTGTGCGTGTGAAG CTGGTGGCCTTTGTGCACTTCTTCTTCATCTCGAATGCCATGCTGGGCACTTGGGGCCACGGGGCTTATGAGTTCTACAACTTTCTATTCTTCATCGCCATGTTTTGGACGATGCACAGCAAGGACTCCATTGAAGCGGTGCAAACG GCACTCGTCATCAATGCTTCTAGCATTTTCTTTGATATAGTCAGCATTGCGCTTCATTATAGTATCATGA ATGGCTGGGCCGTGGCGTTTAGCATCATTAACTTGGTCCTGCGACCCGTGAGCGTGGCCCTGCTCTATCGGGAGTTCAACACACGGGGCGGGACATTGCAGACGGGATCCGTCTTCCCAACCAGCCAGCAGCGCAGCTATCAGGACATCGACAGGCCCACACAGCCCACTCCGACCAACTCGCAGCCCGGCCCGAATGTGGCCAGCATCTTCTAG